The genomic region CGATAATGTTTCAAAACAACAAACTGCAGCCAAATTAGGTTTTGACTATTATTTGAAAGCACCACTAACAACTGAATTTATGAATTTATCAGCAAAAAAATTTTTAACAATTTTAAAAAAACATTACAATGTCATAAAAGTTGTGATTGGTTCTGATTTTCGCTTTGGCAAAAATCGCGAAGGTGATTTTAATGATATTATTACTTTTTTTGGCCAAGAAAATATTTATTTAATTCCACGACAAGATAGTTTATTTTCTTCAACAACAATTCGGAATTTATTATTGCAGTATAATTTATCATCAGCAAACAAATTATTATATGAAGATTATCATTTACGTGGTGAAGTAAATTCGGGAAAAAAGTTAGGCCGAACAATTAACTTTCCAACCGCTAATATTTATTTACCCCAAAAAGTAATTTTACCTTATGGTGTTTATGTAACAGAAACATTAGCTCAAGGAAAACTTTATCCATCAATGACGTCTTATAGATTATTTGAGGGAAAAGAAGTTGTTGAAACATATTTACTTGATGTTAATCTCGACTTATATGGGCAAGAAATTATCGTTTATTTTAAAAAATATTTGCGACAAAATGTTAAAATTAATAATTTAGCCGAATTAGTGGCTCTTTTAGAACAAGATTTAGCTAATACCCTTGCTTTTTATACTAATAAAGCATAGTATTAATAGGGTTGTTATTTCGTTGATTTAAGATAACCCTTTCTTAAACTCTTTGATTTAACATGATTAAGCCACTAAATGAAGGGAGAAAATTATAATGGCTTCAAAAGGAAAAAAAGCAGAATTAGTG from Spiroplasma endosymbiont of Polydrusus cervinus harbors:
- the ribF gene encoding riboflavin biosynthesis protein RibF; the encoded protein is MKTLLWNKPASQKPKIACLGLFDGFHQGHLKLINRLMEIKNQEQLPALFFTMFQSVTDFLHQTDTKLIDNVSKQQTAAKLGFDYYLKAPLTTEFMNLSAKKFLTILKKHYNVIKVVIGSDFRFGKNREGDFNDIITFFGQENIYLIPRQDSLFSSTTIRNLLLQYNLSSANKLLYEDYHLRGEVNSGKKLGRTINFPTANIYLPQKVILPYGVYVTETLAQGKLYPSMTSYRLFEGKEVVETYLLDVNLDLYGQEIIVYFKKYLRQNVKINNLAELVALLEQDLANTLAFYTNKA